A portion of the Oxynema aestuarii AP17 genome contains these proteins:
- a CDS encoding DUF1815 family protein yields MFIRLAEQHRQFVRDLVMNLQALAIVLERRGYLASCYTCGGQMNSASFMVSLGEDHLIRFLVSDYGITWTEMRDDRELMKLEGAEAIGQLQELANLVKYQVKPESEPNEIAVEPCVKG; encoded by the coding sequence GTGTTTATAAGACTCGCCGAACAACACCGTCAATTCGTCCGGGATCTAGTGATGAACTTGCAGGCTCTGGCGATCGTGCTGGAGCGACGGGGTTACCTAGCATCCTGCTATACCTGTGGCGGACAAATGAACAGCGCCTCTTTCATGGTGAGTCTGGGAGAAGATCATCTGATCCGGTTTTTGGTGTCAGATTACGGAATCACGTGGACGGAGATGCGCGACGATCGCGAACTGATGAAATTGGAAGGGGCCGAAGCGATCGGCCAATTGCAAGAGTTGGCAAATTTGGTCAAGTACCAAGTCAAGCCGGAGTCGGAGCCGAACGAAATCGCCGTGGAACCGTGCGTGAAAGGATAA
- a CDS encoding DUF2839 domain-containing protein, with translation MGEAKRRKEALGERYGQEPYILPWLPITKSQSRQFVTWTTRGAWGGIILLVVLWLTVRFIGPVFGLWQVN, from the coding sequence ATGGGTGAGGCAAAACGTCGCAAAGAAGCCCTGGGAGAACGATACGGTCAAGAACCTTACATTCTGCCTTGGTTGCCAATTACGAAAAGTCAATCCCGTCAGTTTGTCACGTGGACGACGCGCGGGGCCTGGGGTGGCATTATCTTGTTGGTCGTTCTCTGGCTGACGGTTCGCTTTATCGGTCCGGTCTTCGGATTGTGGCAAGTGAATTAG
- a CDS encoding HD domain-containing protein gives MEYVDGLALKASWEGSIAAFGVDRALGKKVLFELVSAYCSAGRFYHTLAHLQRVLNAIDRLRSLARDLDAIQLAAWFHDAIYDPTATDNERQSAQYARRVLGQLQIPTATVEQVVQMILSTEKHQGADLDIDTQILIDADLSVLGVEPSEYEMYLQGIRREYSWLSDRAYVEGRLKILRQLLERDRIYLTEPMFCQFEAIARQNIEGEVRTLSARSPSLS, from the coding sequence ATGGAATATGTCGATGGTTTGGCGCTGAAAGCCAGTTGGGAAGGGTCGATCGCCGCGTTTGGAGTCGATCGGGCGTTGGGGAAAAAAGTTTTATTCGAGTTAGTCAGTGCTTACTGTAGTGCGGGACGTTTTTACCATACGTTGGCGCACTTACAACGGGTCTTGAATGCAATTGACCGATTGCGATCGCTCGCCCGCGATCTGGACGCGATCCAACTCGCGGCGTGGTTTCACGATGCGATTTACGATCCCACGGCGACGGATAACGAGCGCCAAAGTGCACAGTATGCTCGCCGCGTCCTCGGACAGTTGCAGATTCCGACGGCGACGGTGGAACAGGTCGTGCAGATGATTCTGAGTACGGAAAAGCATCAGGGGGCCGATCTCGACATCGACACCCAAATTCTGATCGATGCGGATCTGTCGGTTTTAGGGGTGGAACCGTCGGAATACGAGATGTACCTACAGGGAATTCGGCGGGAGTATTCCTGGTTGTCCGATCGCGCTTATGTCGAGGGGCGCCTCAAGATCCTCCGGCAGTTGTTAGAGCGCGATCGCATCTACCTGACCGAACCGATGTTTTGCCAGTTCGAGGCGATCGCCCGCCAAAATATCGAGGGCGAAGTGCGTACCTTGTCGGCGCGATCGCCGTCCCTTAGCTGA
- a CDS encoding prephenate/arogenate dehydrogenase, producing MKIGIIGLGLIGGSLALDLRDRGHETIGVSRRPQTCQTALDRGVVDVAGVELSLLAGTEVIFVCTPIAAIAPTVSRLVPYLAPETVITDVGSVKVSVVEAVAPLWPNFVPAHPMAGTAESGIEAAQRHLFAGCPYAIAPLPTTPTFAVERVETLAASLGARIYRCTPQTHDRAVAWISHLPVIVSASAIDACLDEPDPDVLQLARALASSGFRDTTRVGGGNPELGVMMARYNRDSLLRSLHAYRQTLDRAIAAIESEDWPALETQLQRTHRQRPQFLNPSAAISPSEAGDPPYN from the coding sequence ATGAAGATAGGCATTATCGGATTGGGGTTGATTGGCGGCTCCCTCGCCTTGGATTTACGCGATCGCGGTCACGAGACGATCGGCGTGTCCCGCCGTCCGCAAACTTGCCAAACGGCCTTGGATCGCGGCGTCGTCGATGTCGCCGGGGTCGAGCTGTCCCTGCTCGCCGGGACCGAGGTCATTTTCGTCTGCACCCCGATCGCCGCGATCGCCCCCACGGTCAGCCGTCTGGTTCCTTACCTCGCGCCGGAAACCGTCATCACCGACGTCGGTTCCGTCAAAGTCTCCGTAGTCGAAGCCGTCGCCCCCCTGTGGCCGAATTTCGTCCCGGCGCACCCGATGGCGGGCACCGCCGAAAGTGGCATCGAAGCAGCCCAACGGCATTTATTCGCCGGATGTCCTTACGCGATCGCCCCCCTACCGACTACGCCGACCTTTGCCGTGGAACGAGTCGAAACCCTCGCCGCTTCCTTGGGCGCCCGGATCTATCGCTGCACCCCCCAAACCCACGATCGCGCCGTCGCCTGGATTTCTCACCTGCCCGTCATCGTCAGCGCCAGTGCGATCGATGCCTGTCTCGACGAACCGGATCCCGACGTGTTACAACTCGCCCGGGCGCTCGCCAGTAGTGGCTTTCGCGATACCACCCGCGTCGGTGGCGGCAATCCCGAACTCGGGGTAATGATGGCCCGCTACAACCGCGACAGTTTGCTGCGATCGCTGCACGCTTACCGTCAAACCCTCGATCGCGCGATCGCCGCGATCGAGAGCGAAGATTGGCCCGCCTTAGAAACCCAACTCCAGCGCACCCATCGCCAACGCCCCCAGTTTCTCAACCCCTCCGCCGCCATTTCTCCCTCGGAGGCGGGCGATCCGCCCTACAATTAA
- a CDS encoding alpha/beta fold hydrolase, which produces MSDLVENHWQHQYIETNRIRLHCVTQGEGDLVILLHGFPEFWYSWRYQIPPLSRYFKVVVPDLRGYNDSDKPQSGYDLDTLSADIRGLIASLGYAKAHVVGHDWGGAIAWHLAEKFPSCLDRLAILNAPHPHRWLHEMAGNVDQLRRSWYVFAFQVPGIPEWLIHQNLKDFVKKVFQEQAIRKGAFTAELTRIYQEALEKPGVLSAAIAYYRQLMAPQNWLSQWGRSPDPVTVPTLVLWGEEDSFLSNRLTEGLDRLIKAPFTLKFVPHCGHWIQQEVPHLVNRELINFLRSPANALS; this is translated from the coding sequence ATGAGTGACTTAGTAGAGAATCACTGGCAACACCAGTATATTGAAACGAACCGCATCCGTCTACACTGCGTGACCCAAGGTGAAGGAGACCTCGTGATTTTACTGCACGGGTTTCCGGAATTTTGGTATTCCTGGCGCTACCAAATTCCACCGTTGTCTCGTTATTTTAAAGTCGTCGTGCCGGATTTGCGGGGCTACAACGATTCGGATAAACCCCAGAGCGGCTACGATCTCGATACCCTCAGCGCCGATATTCGTGGCTTGATCGCCAGTTTGGGGTACGCCAAAGCGCACGTCGTCGGACATGACTGGGGAGGGGCGATCGCCTGGCACCTGGCGGAAAAATTTCCGTCTTGTCTCGACCGACTGGCGATCCTCAACGCCCCACACCCGCACCGTTGGTTGCACGAAATGGCGGGAAATGTAGACCAACTGCGCCGGAGTTGGTACGTATTTGCGTTTCAAGTGCCCGGAATTCCGGAGTGGTTGATCCACCAAAATTTAAAGGATTTCGTCAAGAAAGTTTTTCAGGAACAGGCGATTCGGAAAGGGGCCTTTACGGCGGAGTTAACGCGAATTTACCAAGAAGCGCTGGAAAAACCGGGGGTTTTATCGGCGGCGATCGCGTACTATCGGCAGTTGATGGCCCCTCAGAATTGGCTGAGTCAGTGGGGGCGATCGCCGGATCCGGTCACCGTTCCCACCTTGGTGTTGTGGGGGGAAGAAGATTCGTTTTTAAGCAACCGCCTCACCGAAGGACTCGACCGCCTGATTAAGGCGCCGTTCACGCTCAAATTCGTTCCCCATTGCGGACATTGGATCCAGCAAGAAGTCCCGCATTTGGTCAATCGAGAATTAATCAACTTTTTACGCAGCCCCGCCAACGCCCTCAGCTAA
- the glcD gene encoding glycolate oxidase subunit GlcD, whose amino-acid sequence MLAQDRKPQRDWQPIIKEFEKIVGKDGVVRRKEELLTYECDGLTSYRQRPAIVVLPRTTEQVAEAVKICDRHDVPWVARGAGTGLSGGALPIENCVLIVTALMRKVLKVDLENQLVVVQPGVINNWVTQTVSGAGFYYAPDPSSQIICSIGGNVAENSGGVHCLKYGVTTNHVLGLKLVLPDGSIVDVGGEIPEMPGYDLTGLFVGSEGTLGIATEITLRILKAPEAVCVLLADFTRIEDAGAAVSAITGAGIVPAGMEMMDNLSINAVEDVVGTGCYPRDATAILLIEIDGLEAEVEANQARVVEICKANGARHVTAEIEAEKRLKLWKGRKAAFAAAGHLSPDYYVQDGVIPRTQLAFILKEIEDLSQKYGYRVANVFHAGDGNLHPLVLYDNAVPGALEEVEELAGEILKLCVKVGGSLTGEHGIGADKKCYMSEMFSEKDLETMQWIREVFNPKGLANPEKLFPTPRTCGEAANAFKTKQFEGAELF is encoded by the coding sequence ATGCTCGCCCAAGATCGAAAACCCCAACGCGATTGGCAACCCATTATCAAAGAATTCGAGAAGATCGTCGGTAAAGATGGCGTCGTTCGGCGTAAAGAAGAACTGCTAACCTACGAATGCGACGGCTTGACCAGTTATCGCCAACGTCCCGCCATTGTCGTTTTACCGCGCACCACCGAACAAGTCGCCGAAGCCGTGAAAATCTGCGATCGTCATGACGTTCCCTGGGTCGCCCGAGGTGCGGGAACGGGCTTATCCGGCGGCGCCCTTCCTATCGAAAACTGCGTTTTAATCGTCACCGCTTTAATGCGGAAAGTCTTAAAAGTAGACCTCGAAAATCAACTCGTCGTCGTTCAACCCGGCGTTATTAATAACTGGGTCACTCAAACCGTAAGCGGGGCTGGATTTTACTACGCCCCCGACCCTTCCAGTCAAATTATCTGCTCGATTGGCGGCAATGTTGCTGAAAATTCCGGCGGCGTTCATTGTCTCAAATATGGCGTCACCACCAATCACGTTTTAGGTTTAAAATTAGTGTTGCCCGACGGTTCCATTGTCGATGTCGGCGGCGAAATTCCAGAAATGCCCGGTTACGATCTTACCGGGTTATTTGTCGGTTCTGAAGGGACGTTAGGCATCGCCACAGAAATCACCCTGCGCATTCTCAAAGCCCCGGAAGCGGTTTGTGTTTTACTCGCCGATTTTACCCGAATTGAAGATGCGGGGGCGGCAGTTTCTGCGATTACCGGGGCGGGTATCGTTCCGGCGGGGATGGAAATGATGGACAATCTCAGTATTAACGCCGTTGAAGATGTGGTGGGGACGGGCTGTTATCCCCGAGATGCGACGGCGATTTTATTAATTGAAATCGATGGATTGGAAGCGGAAGTCGAAGCCAATCAAGCCCGAGTTGTAGAAATTTGCAAAGCCAATGGCGCGCGTCATGTCACTGCCGAGATCGAAGCGGAAAAACGGCTGAAATTGTGGAAAGGACGGAAAGCTGCATTTGCGGCGGCGGGACATCTCAGCCCGGATTATTACGTCCAAGATGGGGTAATTCCGCGCACGCAATTGGCATTTATTCTGAAAGAGATTGAAGATCTCAGCCAAAAATACGGCTATCGGGTGGCGAATGTTTTTCATGCAGGGGATGGCAATTTACACCCGTTGGTTTTATACGATAATGCGGTGCCGGGGGCATTGGAAGAAGTGGAAGAGTTGGCGGGAGAAATTCTCAAGTTATGCGTCAAAGTTGGGGGTAGTTTGACCGGAGAACACGGAATCGGGGCAGATAAGAAATGTTATATGAGTGAGATGTTTTCCGAGAAGGATTTGGAAACGATGCAGTGGATTCGCGAGGTGTTTAATCCGAAAGGGTTGGCGAATCCTGAGAAGTTGTTCCCGACGCCGCGCACTTGTGGGGAGGCGGCGAATGCGTTTAAAACGAAACAGTTTGAAGGGGCGGAGTTGTTTTAG
- a CDS encoding pentapeptide repeat-containing protein codes for MQAEEILKRYEAGDKNFTAINLTEINLSGVNLSGADFSGASLSIANLSGANLSGVNFTGAKLNVARMSGANLTGAKLNGAILNVANLVRANLNGAQLSQAALIRSELIRADLSRAILTEANLSGADLREAKLRQVNLSGANLSEADMRGCSLVGANLERATLSGTDLRRSDLSGADLCDTELRHANLSRVNLSGANLSGANLRWADLSGANLQLADLTDTKLSGSNLLGADLSNANLANASLVHADLTQANLIRVDWVGADLSGATLSGIKLFGVSRYGLKTEGITCEWVDLSQHGDRSQIYRLTPDEAKKFFNQTLPTVRIVIDAPLNQQANFALASSYYQISKEGNLLNLPPSIDVGYRRTELTFRIDNDEQIFPTAYLAILPFKNAVATQKNIITLMKMLQAYAINSHSMDALRQIKQLSTALSQTIHKVNEINLSAMTDTSEETQQFFEAPTQMALNNSNDRSLQVYYDPNFGKRFLPSSGSLKPTSTGTNMKATKFSLPSVEELVEFIEGFYYLQT; via the coding sequence ATGCAAGCAGAGGAAATCCTCAAACGATACGAAGCCGGAGATAAAAATTTTACGGCGATCAACTTGACGGAAATCAATCTCAGTGGCGTCAACCTCAGTGGCGCCGATTTTTCCGGCGCCAGTCTGAGCATTGCCAATCTCAGTGGCGCCAACCTCAGTGGCGTCAATTTTACAGGCGCCAAACTCAATGTCGCCCGCATGAGCGGCGCCAATCTCACGGGAGCTAAATTAAACGGCGCCATTCTCAATGTCGCCAACTTAGTCCGCGCCAATCTCAATGGCGCCCAACTCAGTCAAGCGGCGTTGATTCGTTCGGAACTGATTCGCGCCGACCTCAGCCGTGCGATCCTCACCGAAGCCAATCTCAGTGGAGCCGACTTGCGCGAAGCCAAACTAAGACAAGTCAACCTTTCAGGGGCCAATCTCAGCGAAGCGGATATGCGCGGTTGCTCCCTCGTGGGCGCCAATTTAGAACGGGCGACTTTGAGCGGCACCGATTTGCGGCGCTCCGATCTCAGTGGGGCCGACTTGTGCGATACGGAACTGCGACACGCCAATTTAAGCCGGGTCAACCTCAGTGGCGCCAATCTCAGTGGCGCCAATCTCAGATGGGCCGATTTGAGTGGGGCGAATTTACAACTCGCCGACTTGACCGATACGAAATTGAGCGGTTCCAATTTGCTCGGGGCCGATCTGAGTAATGCCAATTTGGCCAATGCCAGTTTAGTTCATGCGGATTTAACCCAAGCCAATTTAATCCGCGTCGATTGGGTGGGAGCGGATTTGAGTGGGGCGACTTTATCGGGAATTAAACTATTTGGCGTCTCCCGATACGGACTGAAAACGGAAGGGATCACCTGCGAGTGGGTCGATTTAAGTCAACACGGCGATCGCAGTCAAATTTATCGCCTCACTCCCGATGAAGCGAAAAAGTTTTTCAACCAAACCCTACCGACGGTTCGCATCGTCATCGATGCCCCCCTCAACCAACAAGCAAATTTCGCCCTCGCTTCCAGCTATTACCAAATCTCGAAAGAAGGCAACTTATTGAACTTGCCCCCGAGTATTGACGTGGGGTATCGCCGTACCGAACTCACCTTTCGTATTGACAACGACGAACAAATCTTTCCAACGGCTTATTTAGCTATTTTACCGTTCAAAAATGCAGTAGCAACCCAAAAAAACATCATTACTTTGATGAAAATGCTGCAAGCTTATGCCATTAACAGCCATAGTATGGATGCGCTGCGACAAATCAAACAATTGAGTACGGCCCTGAGTCAAACTATTCATAAAGTTAATGAAATCAATCTGTCGGCAATGACAGATACCAGTGAAGAAACTCAACAGTTTTTTGAGGCGCCAACTCAGATGGCTCTCAATAATTCTAACGATCGAAGTTTGCAAGTCTATTACGATCCGAACTTTGGCAAACGCTTTTTGCCCTCTTCCGGTTCGCTCAAACCGACGAGTACCGGAACCAATATGAAAGCGACTAAATTTTCGTTGCCGTCGGTGGAAGAGTTGGTCGAATTTATCGAGGGATTTTACTATCTGCAAACATGA
- a CDS encoding pentapeptide repeat-containing protein has product MEAEEIIKKYADGVRDFVGLNLTEVNLSQHQLSGINFSGANLSIANLSGTDLSAANLSHAKLNVAKLNSAHLSGANLNGADLNVANLIRADLRGAQLIQAALIRAELMRAELSGANLTQANLNGANLREAKLRQAYLVSANLSEADMRGTSLTATNLEQANLRETNLNGADLSGANLRDTELRQVDLSHSKLMGADLSGANLRWADLSCANLKGADLSGAKLSGANLRGANLSQANLLNASLVYADLTQANLSHADWTGADISGATLTGAMLYGVSRFGLKTEGITCEWIDLSPEGDRTQVYRLTPETTDEFFHQTLPTVAIEIDAPLDPDAHLALALAYHQIAQRYAGAIAPPSIDVGPRRTTLKFKIGSDAELFATAFVAIVPFKDARMTQENLLQLVQTIGAPEVDRLLQESEIKVREIRNSPTFARIVQKGKFFHAPTQTILTNSSDRPLNIHHHPHFGKRSIDFSYANNGFGPDSVGSMPNLTLPPVSLMVNFIKGLHLSSSGVAGSQFPGRSM; this is encoded by the coding sequence ATGGAAGCGGAAGAAATCATCAAAAAATATGCCGATGGCGTCAGAGACTTTGTTGGTTTGAACTTGACTGAAGTTAACCTGAGTCAACATCAACTCAGTGGCATTAATTTCAGTGGCGCCAATCTGAGCATCGCCAACCTGAGCGGTACGGATCTGAGCGCAGCCAATCTCTCCCACGCCAAACTCAACGTCGCCAAACTCAATAGCGCCCATCTGAGCGGAGCCAATCTCAACGGAGCCGATTTAAACGTCGCCAATCTGATTCGTGCAGATTTGCGCGGCGCTCAACTGATCCAAGCTGCTCTCATTCGAGCCGAATTAATGCGCGCCGAACTGAGCGGGGCCAACCTGACTCAAGCCAATCTCAACGGAGCCAATCTCCGCGAAGCCAAATTGAGACAAGCGTACTTAGTCAGCGCCAATCTTAGCGAGGCGGATATGAGAGGAACCAGCTTGACGGCGACCAACCTCGAACAGGCGAATTTGAGAGAAACCAATCTCAACGGCGCCGATTTGAGTGGCGCCAATCTCAGAGATACGGAATTGCGCCAAGTCGATCTGTCTCACAGCAAGCTGATGGGGGCCGATCTGAGTGGGGCGAATTTGCGTTGGGCGGATTTGAGTTGTGCCAATCTCAAAGGGGCCGATCTGAGTGGGGCGAAGTTGAGCGGGGCGAACTTGCGCGGGGCGAATTTGAGTCAAGCGAATTTACTCAATGCGAGTTTGGTCTATGCGGATCTGACGCAAGCGAATTTAAGTCACGCCGATTGGACGGGAGCGGATATTTCCGGGGCGACCCTGACCGGGGCAATGCTCTACGGGGTATCGCGGTTTGGTTTGAAGACCGAGGGGATTACTTGCGAGTGGATCGATTTGAGTCCCGAAGGCGATCGCACTCAGGTGTATCGGTTGACGCCGGAAACGACGGACGAATTTTTCCATCAAACCCTGCCGACGGTGGCGATCGAGATCGACGCGCCTCTCGACCCGGACGCCCACCTGGCGCTGGCTTTAGCCTATCACCAAATTGCCCAACGCTATGCCGGAGCGATCGCCCCGCCGAGTATCGATGTCGGTCCTCGACGGACTACCCTCAAATTTAAAATTGGCAGTGACGCCGAGTTATTTGCAACCGCTTTCGTGGCGATCGTTCCGTTTAAAGATGCTCGCATGACTCAGGAAAATCTCTTGCAACTGGTGCAAACGATCGGGGCGCCCGAAGTCGATCGCCTCTTGCAAGAATCCGAAATCAAAGTGCGCGAAATTAGAAATTCCCCCACCTTCGCCCGAATCGTACAAAAAGGAAAGTTCTTTCACGCCCCCACTCAAACGATCTTGACCAATTCCAGCGATCGCCCCTTGAACATTCACCATCACCCTCACTTCGGCAAGCGCTCGATCGACTTTTCCTATGCCAATAATGGTTTCGGACCCGATTCGGTCGGTTCGATGCCGAACTTGACCCTTCCTCCAGTCAGTCTGATGGTCAATTTTATTAAAGGCTTACATCTTTCCTCATCCGGTGTCGCCGGGTCGCAATTCCCAGGGCGCTCGATGTGA
- a CDS encoding ribonuclease H-like domain-containing protein, which produces MFKKELWIDRQFINNFYKGSIYDLVFLDLEFWPDRDRGKSVQRIFGYTLTRLLKSNKQQHIKIHLLESRQEEKELIQFLMRDLSVLHKKIFVGFNIVHSDIYVLQKRLKHFKIKPKIDKISVFDLENKRKEGLNRGLNNLFSCLEIPIAKEIDGLYFRLNCNKVFSQSRDRDNILETMYNYCLEDARNYFHIVANWNNKFPLILPERLLELDLSHSGRRSSKPRPKLSVKPTQRDL; this is translated from the coding sequence ATGTTTAAGAAAGAACTCTGGATCGATCGCCAATTTATCAATAATTTTTATAAAGGTTCCATTTACGATTTAGTCTTTCTCGATCTGGAATTTTGGCCCGATCGCGATCGCGGGAAATCCGTGCAACGCATTTTCGGCTACACCCTGACGCGCTTGCTCAAATCCAACAAACAGCAACACATTAAAATTCACCTCTTAGAATCCCGTCAGGAAGAAAAAGAACTCATTCAATTCCTGATGCGCGATCTGTCCGTCTTGCACAAAAAGATCTTTGTCGGATTCAACATCGTCCACAGCGATATTTACGTCCTCCAAAAACGCCTCAAACACTTCAAAATTAAGCCAAAAATCGATAAAATCTCCGTTTTTGACCTCGAAAACAAGCGCAAAGAAGGATTGAATCGCGGCTTAAACAACCTATTTAGTTGCTTAGAGATTCCGATCGCCAAAGAAATTGACGGCCTTTATTTCCGCCTCAATTGCAACAAAGTCTTTTCCCAAAGCCGCGATCGCGATAACATCCTCGAAACCATGTACAACTATTGCTTAGAAGATGCCCGCAATTACTTTCATATTGTCGCTAACTGGAACAATAAATTTCCTCTCATCCTTCCCGAACGCTTGCTCGAATTAGACTTATCCCATTCGGGAAGGCGATCGTCCAAACCGCGACCTAAATTAAGCGTCAAACCGACGCAACGTGACCTTTAA
- a CDS encoding helicase C-terminal domain-containing protein, giving the protein MIEVEVHEQLRAFLRSQGEPYWPHHLTMARLVARALRLGRSSLIQTGIPTVGSYGRHRLSYLTPVLIWPGPAIVVAPVAVQQRLLLVEIPQLQQWIQNHKAIRTGDRWPGEDFDGVLIVSPQTWLDNALAGYPRIPKGIPTIIDGADDLERWARDYLRVSLNAEDWHQLMLARPDRAAAIRDARVRMTRAIFQHPPNPYQCCLLEGEERHLLEHLYTILGKSGATREAIASPRHRRSDPLPNGTEIAGGNDSLPHSWERFWQELNREDRLLWASVDREAGQFQLECTPIELGSLLGPLWSQQPLVLVGGALDLDREATVYREQLGLGDMTCVKFSRDRHTDSIRLYLPEGLPMPNTPEYQAAAIAEIRTILCVSAAGAGFTAILVEDIPFKSKLGSILAAEFGSRVQVEKIPSEPHGILVTGWEFWLEHQGRLPPPMLLAIATLPLPSLENPRVAGRVAYYKSRRLDWFRQYLLPSALNTLQRAIAPVRECQGVVALLDSRTLHRTYGRQVLATLGPLARIDYLDATWFNSERSIL; this is encoded by the coding sequence GTGATTGAAGTAGAAGTCCACGAACAACTGCGCGCTTTCTTGCGATCGCAAGGAGAACCGTATTGGCCCCATCATTTGACGATGGCCAGACTGGTGGCCCGGGCGTTGCGCCTGGGGCGATCGTCGTTGATTCAGACGGGTATCCCCACGGTTGGCAGTTACGGACGCCACCGCCTCAGCTACCTCACTCCGGTTTTGATTTGGCCCGGTCCGGCGATTGTCGTGGCTCCCGTTGCGGTTCAGCAGCGTTTGTTATTGGTCGAAATTCCCCAGCTCCAACAGTGGATTCAAAATCACAAGGCGATCCGAACGGGCGATCGTTGGCCGGGAGAGGACTTTGACGGGGTGCTGATCGTCTCGCCCCAAACCTGGTTGGACAATGCCCTCGCGGGTTACCCCCGCATCCCCAAAGGGATTCCGACGATTATCGATGGCGCCGACGATCTCGAACGGTGGGCGCGCGACTATCTCCGGGTGAGTCTCAATGCAGAGGATTGGCACCAATTAATGTTGGCTCGACCCGATCGCGCCGCCGCCATTCGCGATGCTCGGGTTCGCATGACTCGGGCGATCTTCCAACATCCGCCCAATCCGTATCAATGCTGTTTGCTCGAAGGAGAAGAACGCCACCTGCTCGAACACCTTTACACGATCTTGGGCAAGAGTGGCGCTACCCGGGAGGCGATCGCCTCCCCTCGCCATCGCCGATCCGATCCCCTCCCTAACGGCACCGAGATCGCGGGCGGCAACGACTCTTTACCCCACTCGTGGGAACGCTTTTGGCAGGAGTTGAACCGCGAAGACCGCTTGCTGTGGGCGTCGGTAGACCGAGAGGCGGGTCAATTTCAACTGGAATGCACTCCGATCGAGCTGGGGTCTTTGCTCGGGCCGCTTTGGTCGCAACAGCCGTTGGTGTTAGTGGGTGGGGCGTTGGATCTCGATCGCGAGGCGACGGTGTATCGGGAGCAATTGGGTCTGGGAGATATGACCTGTGTCAAGTTCTCGCGCGATCGCCACACCGATTCGATCCGTCTCTATTTACCCGAAGGCTTGCCGATGCCGAATACCCCGGAATATCAGGCCGCCGCGATCGCCGAAATTCGCACGATCTTATGCGTGAGTGCCGCCGGAGCGGGGTTCACAGCTATTTTAGTCGAAGATATTCCCTTTAAAAGCAAGTTAGGCTCGATTTTGGCCGCAGAATTCGGTTCTCGGGTACAAGTCGAGAAAATCCCCTCCGAACCTCATGGCATTTTAGTCACGGGTTGGGAGTTCTGGTTGGAACATCAAGGTCGCCTCCCCCCGCCGATGTTATTGGCGATCGCCACCTTACCCCTGCCGTCTTTAGAAAACCCCCGGGTGGCGGGTCGGGTAGCTTATTACAAAAGTCGCCGTCTCGACTGGTTCCGTCAGTATCTGTTACCGTCGGCCCTCAATACCCTACAACGGGCGATCGCCCCGGTGCGCGAATGTCAGGGCGTTGTCGCCCTCCTCGACAGCCGCACGCTCCACCGTACCTACGGTCGTCAAGTCTTAGCGACCCTCGGTCCGTTAGCTCGCATTGACTATTTAGATGCGACCTGGTTCAACTCCGAACGATCGATTCTTTAG